CACCGACGCGGCGCTCCTCCGGCTACAGCTCGAGACCGGCCGGACTCACCAGATCCGGGTGCACCTGTCTCACCTGGGGCACCCGGTCATCGGGGACGCACGCTACGGCGGAAGGCGGCTGCCATCGGGCCGGCAGGCGCTCCACGCGGCCTACCTTTCCTTTCGACACCCCATTTCGGGCAACAGCATCGAGCTGCACGCACCGCTGCCGCGCGAGCTGGAGGACCTGAAGAGACAATTGCGGGAAGGCTCGGCGGAGGCCGAGTCTCAGGGGTGAGCGAAGTCGATTCCTTCCGAGGGACGTCGCCGCTGGGGTCCGCGATCAGACCAGGTGTAGCCGCACAGCCGGCAGGTCCACACCTCCGCCCGAATGTCGCGGCGCGAGCTGGAATCCGCGCGGGTCGCGGCTCGAGCGGCTCGACAGATCCCTTCGTGGCCGCAGGCGGGGCACTCGCTGGGGCGGATCGAGGGCATGGCGTCCTCCGGGCTGTATGGCGGGGTGTCAATCAGCAGTGTACCCACGCCGCCAAGCTCGATCAAGGATCAAGGCGCCTCGGCCCCCCCGCGAGTCCCTCCAGGCTCCAATCAGCGCGGTTCGTCCACGTGTCCCCATGCCGCGCAATCCACAGGTCGGCTTCCTTCTGACCGGCTGAGATCCAGGCCTCACGCAGGCGTCGGGGCGGTTCGAGCGGATCTTCGTCGGTGAGTCGGAAGGTGCCCCAGTGCATGGCCCCCAGAACTCCCCGACCCCCCAGTTCGAGGTATGCTCGGACGGCCTCCTCCGGGTTCATATGCGCCTGGCGCATGAACCAGCGCGGTTCGTACGCTCCGATCGGCATCAGCACCAGGTCGAAAGGTCCTGTGCTCTGCCCGATCTGTTCGTACCCGGGGAACCAGCCGCTGTCTCCTCCGAAGTAGACGGCGAACCCATCGTTCGCGCGCAGGGACCAGGATCCCCAGAGGCGCTGGAAGCGGACAAAGGGTGAGCGAGAGCTCCAGTGCTGCGCGGGGAGGCAGCGAACCTCGAGCTCACCGAGGGTCGCCGTCTGCCACCAGTCCAGCTCCACCAGCCGCCGCACGCCGCGTCGCCCGAACCAATCCGCGTAGCCGAGCGGGGTGAACCAGGTGATCTCGTCGCCATACCGCCTGACGAGTGCCCGGACTGTGGGATCGTCCAGATGGTCGTAGTGGTCGTGTGAGAGCAGAACCGCGTCGATCGGGGGAAGGTCCTCGAAAGGCACGCCCGGCGGTGTGAATCGCTTCGGCCCGGCGGCACGGAACGGGGAGGCGCGCTCACTCCACACCGGGTCGGTGAGGACGTTGAGCGGCCCCACCTGCAGCAGAAAGGTGGAGTGACCGACCCAGGTGGCGGTCAGCGTGCCGGGCCGCGCCCGCGGGTACTCGATGCGAGGGCGCCCTCGCGGGAACGCATCGGGCGCGGGGTCGGGCGGGAGCTCCTGGCGTCGCCGCTCCCACCACCAGCGCAGGACGCTCGGCTGTCGGTCACCGTTGGCCGTGGGCCACGGATTGCGGAAACCGCCCCCGGGGCGGTGGTGCGCGGGCGCTCCCACCGCCTTCTCGGGACGAACAGGTGCGTGGACTACCAGATTTTTACCCGCTCTTCGGGCGGCAAGTACATCCCGTCGCCGGGCTGGACGTTGAATGCCGCATGGAATTCGTCGAGATTGCGGAGCACACCGTTGACCCGGAACTCGCCGGGCGAATGCGGATCCGTCAACAAGCGCTGCCGCAACGCTTCGTCACGGTAAAGGGTCCTCCAGATCTGCGCCCAGCCGAGGAAGAAGCGCTGATCGCCGGTGAGACCGTTGATGACGGGGGGCTCCTTCCCCCCGAGTGAGCGCTGATACGCGTCATAGGCCACCGCGAGCCCGCTGAGGTCGCCGATGTTCTCCCCGAGGGTCAGGCGTCCGTTGATGCGCATCCCGTCGAGCGGCTCGTAGGCGGAGTACTGCTCCGCCAGCCGGTTCGCCCGCGCCTCGAAGGCCGCGGCGTCCTCGGGAGTCCACCAGTCGCGCAGGTTGCCGTCTCCGTCCGATCGGCGACCCTGGTCGTCGAAGCCGTGACTGATCTCGTGCCCGATCACGGCCCCGATGGCGCCGTAGTTCACGGCGTCGTCAGCCTCCACATCGAAGAAGGGGGGCTGCAGAATCGCCGCGGGGAAGACGATCTCGTTGAGGGTGGGGTGGTAGTACGCGTTGACCGTCTGAGGCGTCATCGCCCACTTGTGCTCGTCGATGGGCTGGCCCAGGTCGCTGATCATGTCCTCGAACTGGAAGCGCCTCGCCCGCATCACGTTGCCGACCAGGTCGCCGCGGCGGACCTCCAGCCCTTCGTGCTCGGGCCACACCTCCGGGTAACCGATCTTCACCCTGATCTTGGCCAGCTTCTGCTGGGCCTCCTCGCGGGTGGCCGGGCTCATCCACTCGAGCTGGTCGATGCCGTCACGGAACGCAGCCAGGAGGTTCCGGACCAACTCGTCCATTCGCTCCTTCGCTTCCGCCCGGAAGTGGCGTTCCACGTAGAGTTGGCCCAACTGCATGCCGAGAGCGGTCTCCGTAGCCTGCACCCCGCGACGCCAGCGCGGCATCTGCTCGGCCAACCCCTGGAGCGTCCGCCCGCGATACTCGAAGCGCGCTCTGTCGAATTCGCTGCTCAGATACTCCGCGTAGGCGTCGAGGAGCTTGACCGTCAGGTAGTCCCTCCAGGTCTCCAACGGGGTCGTGGCGACCAGGCTGTCCAGCGCCTGGAAGTAGTCGGGCTGACGCACGACCAGGATCGGGGTCCTGTCCGCCTGAAGGTCGGTCAAGAAGGTTGACCAGGAGAAGTGCTCTGCGTTCCTGTCCAGCTGCTCCAATGTGAAGGCGTTGTAGGTTGCCTCGCGGTCTCGGTTACGGGTCCGATCCCAGTGCCGCTCCGCTAGCGCCGTCTCGAAGGTGAGCACTCGCTCCGCCCCGCCTGCGGGGTCGCTCGACCCCACCAGCCGCAGCAACGTCTCCGCGTAGGCCTGGTAAGCCTTTTGCGCCGCGATCAGCTTCTCGTCCTCGCGCAGGTAGTAGTCGCGATCGGGAAGCCCCAGACCCGACTGGCTCAGGTATACCACGTAGCGTGTGGCCTGCCGCGCGTCGAGGCTCACGTACAGGCTGATCGGACTCTGCACGCCGATCTCGGCCAGATGAGCCAGCAGCTCCGGCAGCTCCGCGTGATCCCGCAGCGCTTCGATGCGCTCCAGCTCGGACCGAAGCGGCTGGATTCCGAGCCGCTCGACCGCCGCGGAGTCCATGAAGCTGGCGTAGAAGTCCCCCACCTTCTGCGGAATCGAGCCGGCGGGGTGGCCGGCAGCCGCCGACTCCTCGAGGATGGCACGGAGTGCCTCGCGGCTCCGGTCATCCAGCTCGACGAAGGCGCCGTAGGTGGCGCGGTCGTTCGGGATCTTGGCGGTCTGCAGCCAGCGGCCGTTGGCGAAGCGGAAGAAGTCGTCCTGCGGGCGGATTGACCGGTCGAAAGTCGTCGTGTCGATGCCGTGGAGGCGTGGCGGAGCGTTGACGCTGCTCTGTGCGCTCACCGTCGAGACCGTGGCCCCGAGGAGCAGGCTGGCGAGAAGGGCGCGCCCTGCGCGCCCCATGCGGTCCTTCATCGATGCCCCCTGAAGTGGATCACGGCTTCTCGCCGTGATCAGCGAATGAGGAACTGGGCCGAGCCCAGCTGGCCGTTACGCTCGAAGTACATGATGACGGCGCCGCGCCCCACGCTCTGCAGCGCGGCCGCCGCCTCTTCCGCCGAGCGTATCCGCATGCGGTTGATCTGTAGAATGACGTCTCCCTCACGCAGCCCCAATCCCTGTGCGTTTTCCGGCAGATCGACGATCAGTGCTCCCTGGTCGCTCCGCACTCCACGCTCCGCCTGAATCGCCGGCGTCACAGTGATCAGCTGGAAGCCGTTCAGGGCCTGAATTCGCTCGGCACTGACCGAGGGAAGGTCGGCCGGGACCACCCGGAAGGTAGCGCTCCGCGGCTCGGAGACCACGATCTCCATCGGTTCTCCCACCCGGCTCCGCAGCATCGCCGCCTGCCAGTCCAGCGGAGTGCGGATCTCTCGGCCGGCGGCGCTCGATACCACCATTCCCACGCGCAGGCCGGCTCGGTCCGCGGGTGAGCCCGGCACCACCCGCGCGATACGGACGTCGCTCCGGCGGCGAATCTGGCGATTCATCGGCTCCACGTCGGCACCGATCCACGCGTGCCGCACTGCTCCGTTTTCGACCAGATCGCGAACCACCCGCCGGACCCGGTCGATGGGGATCGCGAAGCCGAGTCCCTCACTTCCACCCCCCTGGGAAATGATCGACGAGTTCACGCCGATCACCTGTCCGAGCCCGTTCACCAGCGGCCCGCCGGAGTTGCCCGGGTTGATGGACGCGTCGGTCTGGATCATGTCGAGGTAGTAGCCCCGCGAGTCGCCGTTGGGAATGATGTTGCGCCCCACGGCGCTCACCACCCCCACCGTGACGGTCGGCTCGGTGTTGGCCAGCAGGAACCCGAGCGGATTCCCGATCGCCACCACCCACTCACCGATGAGCAGGTCTTCGCTGGTCCCCAGGGGAGCGACTGGAAGCGGGCCACTCTGGTTCGTGCTCAGGTCGAGCTGCAGCACCGCCAGATCGGTCGTCTCGTCCACCCCGACGATGGTCGCGTCGAAGTCGCGTCCATCGGGAAGGGTGACGAAGATCTCGGTCGCGCCCCGCACGACGTGCTCATTCGTGACCACCAGCCCGCTCTCGTGGATGATGAACCCGGAGCCCATCCCCGCGCTTTGTTGCTCGTAGCCGTGCGGGATCAAAAGCTGCTCGAAAATGGAGCGGGGCATCACCCGCTCGCGCCGGACAGTGTTCACACTGACGACGGCGGGGCCCACCCGCTCGGCCGCGAGCACGATGGCGTTGCGACGGGAGCCATCCAGCTCCTGTTGGAGCTGGGTGATGCGGAGCGTATCAGTCGCCGGCTCGAGGTCGTCGACGACGCTCTGGACGCGCTCCGTCGGCTCCGCCTGGACCGCGGGGCTGGCGCGGCAGGCCCCGAGGGTCAGGAGAAGGATCAGCGGGAGAGTTCCACCCGCCCGGAGGCTCGTCCTCAGTTCGTGTGCTCTCTTCACGTTGGTGTCCGCGGTTGGCGCTCAGTTGCGCAGTGTGCGCGCGCGGCGGGGTCGCTGTTCGAATCCCTCGAAGGCGGCACGAAACCAGGGGGTGAACGAGTCAGGCGAGGAACGTAGCTCCGCACGGATCTGGTGGGGTGTGACCCAGCGCCACTCGCTCACCTCCGCCGGGTCCGGATCGGGATCCTGATCGATCTCGCCCACGAAGACGTGGTCGATCTCGTGTTCGATCAATCCGCCCTCCATCTCGGCCCGATAGGTGAAGACGAACACCGGCTCGAGCTCGGCATCGACGCGGAGCTCCTCACGCAGGCGGCGGCCGGCGGCGGCGAGCGTCGCCTCTCCCGGCCGCGGGTGTCCGCAGCAGCTGTTCGACCAGAGACCTCCTCCGTGGTACTTCCCCTCGGCTCGGCGCTGCAGCAGGATCTCGCCTCGCGGGTTCACTGCGAAGACCGAGAAGGCGCGATGCAGCGCGCCCTCTCGGTGCGCCTCCATCTTGCCGGCGGCACCGATCGGTTGGTCCGCTGCATCCACCAGGATGACCTGCTCCTCCCTTTCGTTCATCTTCGCCGTCATCGGGTTGCTCGCCAGGATCCTCAGACCCATGTGTACCATCAGGCCAAGACGAAGGTGCCGCACGCGCCCGACTTGCGCTTCGGTGTTTATTCGGGTATCTTCAGCGCATGCAGTACCTCCCGATTCATGGGCGCGGGGCGAGCTTCAATCCTCCCAATCGCTTCGAGCGGCTCTCGTACGAGCCGGATCCGGAGTGGCAAGATCCGGATGAGCCCGATCCGTGGCGGACTACGCAGTATTTCCGCGATGCCGCCCGCACCGTTCTCACGCGGAACAACAGCCCCGACGTTCCCTTCGATGTGGGGTTGAATCCCTACCGTGGGTGCAGTCACGGCTGCGCGTACTGCTTTGCCCGACCGAACCATGAGTATCTCGGCCTCTCCGCCGGTCTGGACTTCGAGTCGAAGATCTTCGTCAAGCTGGAAGCTCCCGAGCTGCTGAGGGCGGAGCTCTCTTCGCCGCGCTGGAATCCGGAGCCGATCATCATGAGCGGGGTGACCGACCCGTACCAGCCGGCGGAGCGGCGCTTCCGTATTACCCGCGGGTGTCTCGAGGTGCTGGCGGAGTTTCGTAATCCGATCGCGATCATCACCAAGAACCACCTGGTGACCCGCGACGTCGACCTGCTAGCGGAACTCGCGTCTCACCAGGCCGCGATCGTCAACATCTCTATCACCAGTCTGGACCCCAAGCTCCAGCGGGTCATGGAGCCGCGTACATCCATTCCCAAGCGGCGGCTGGCCGCAGTGGAAACGCTCTCCAGGGCGGGAGTCCCGGTGAACGTGATGGTGGCTCCGGTCATTCCCGGGCTCAACGACCATGAGGTTCCCTCGATTCTCTCCGCCGCGGCGGCGGCCGGTGCCCGCTCTGCGGGGTTCATCCCTCTGCGCTTGCCAGGCGCCGTTGCCGAGATCTTCCAGCGCTGGCTCTCGGATCACTTTCCCGAGCGCAAGGAGCGGGTGCTCAACCGGATCCGGGAGATCAGAGGGGGGCGGCTGAACGACCCACGCTTCGGATCGCGCATGCGAGGATCCGGACCGTACTGGGAGCAGATGCGCGCCATGTTCCAGGCCGTGATCCGCCGGGAGGGCCTGGACCAGGAGCGCCCCTCGCTCTCCACCGCCGCCTTCCGCCGACCCGATCCGGGCGGCCAGCTGCGCCTCTTCTCCGAGCCCTAGCGTACCGGTTGGAGAAATGTCATCGCCCCGGGCAACGTTTTTCTTGCTGCGGAGAATCTTCTCCAATAGTTATGCGTAAGTACACGGGAAGACAGGTCCCGCCCGCCGGACCGCGGGGAGGCGACGAGTGCTGCCGCCCCCGCTCCCGGGCCCTTCGCGGCCTCACAGATGTACGGAATCGAGGGTCTGCTCGCCGGTCGCACCCTGGTCGACCGATACCGCATCGACGAAGTCATCGGGCGCGGCGGTATGGGTGCGGTGTACCGGGCGCGCGATCTTCGGCTCAACCGCGCGGTCGCGGTGAAGGTGATCAGCGTCGCCGCGCCCGATGTGGTGGCGCACGAACGCTTGCGTGCCCGCTTCCAGCGCGAGGCTCGGGCCGCGGCGGCGCTGCACCACCCACACGTGGTAGCCGTTTACGACTACGGAACCGACGGCGAGCTGGGGCTGGATTTCCTGGTCATGGAGCTGCTGCGAGGGGAGGACCTCGCGACCCGCCTCGCGCGCAAAGGCCCACCGGCTCTCTCCACCACGCTGCAGATCCTTTACCAGGCCGCCCGAGGCCTGGGGGCCGGCCATCGCGCCGGGCTCATCCATCGTGACGTCAAGCCTGGCAACCTCTTTCTCGAGCCAGGAGATCGGGTAGGGGAGGTGCAGGTGCGCGTGCTCGATTTCGGTATCGCCGAGATCGCCGCGGTGGACGGCGAGACGATGACCCACCTCACCGCATTCGGGCGCTCGCCCTTCTCTCCGGCCTATGCATCCCCCGAGCAACTCCGTGGCGAGCAGACGCTGACCCCTGCCACCGACGTCTTCAGCCTCGGCGCGGTCGGCTTCCAGCTACTGACCGGCCGCCGCGCGTTCCACACCACGGACCCTCGTGAGCAGATCGAGCAGGTGGCGCACGCCGTAGCGACGGACCTGTCGCGCGTGGCGGGGTTGCCGACCGCGGTGCGAATCTGCCTCGAGCGGGCTCTGGCGCCCTCCCCCGCGGATCGCTTCGCCAATGCGGGGGCGTTTGCCGAGGCAATCGGCTATGCCCTGCCGTCGGATCCCAGCTTCGAACCGATCGCGGAGCGTCCGTCGTTCGCCGATGTCGACCGCACGCTGCTGGTCGCCGAATCGAACGGGAAGCCGGCCCTTCATCCGAGCGTGGAGGTGACCGCGCGCCCCGGCACGCGGTTCGTCACTCCCGTTTCTCGCCCCCCTCTGGTCTCGAGCGGTCCGCCTCCACCGCGCGAGGTGATCCAGTTCAATCAGCGCATCGCCACGTCGCCGCCTGGCATCAGCTCCGCGTCGATGCGCCCCGTGCCCAGGCGCGGGTGGGTGCGCGAGGCGGCCATCGGTCTCTGGAACTTCCTGGTGACCACGGTCTCCTTCGTGCTCTTCGGCGCCATCTGGCTCGTGGCGGTCGAGGCTCTGAACGAGAACGACTTCGAAAAGCTCTATCTGGCCACGGCCTCCACCGTCGCTCTCACCCCCTTCGCCCTCCACCGCCTGATGGGAAGCCGCGGAAGCTTCCGCTTCGCCCTCTTCGCATCCATTCTCGCCTCTCTGGCCACGGTGTATCTGCTCAACGATCGGGGCAACGGCGACATCGAGCTGGTGCTCGCGGCGCTCTTCATGGCGCAGCTGGTGGCGGTCATTCTGGCCGAAATTCTCACCCGCCGCTCTGTCGACGAGGAGCTGGAAGAAGAGCTCGAAAGACTTCGCAAGGAAGCCCTCTAAGCTGGTATAAGTCATGCTGTTACAGGGCGTGCCCCGCAGCCGGATCGGCCCACTCCCTGGAGGACCAGCATGCCGCGGAAACGATGCCCCCACTGTGAGCGAACGCTTCCCTACGCGGCAAGGCGCTGCGTCCACTGCGGCTGGTCGATGCGGGCGGCGATGTCGCCGGGAGGTGGCGCGCGGTGGTGGAGGCGGCGCTCGCTGTGGGGAACAGTCATCGTGGCGGCATTGCTACCTGGCCTGGGGATCGGATACCGCAACGCCCCGCGGCTGGCCGACTGGTACGCCACCTTCGCGGCGGAACACCTCCCATCTGCAGCCTCTTCGTTCGCGCCCGCCGAAACCGAAGCCGGAGCTTACTTCTACTGCGTGCGGCAGGTCGCCCGTCGAATGGAAGGCACGTTCTCGGTCGAGACCTTTCCGGGCCCCGAGCAGAGCGAACTGATCACGCTCGCGGACGGTCGTTACCGCATCGCGTCGTTCGTGGACGAGACGCGTGAGGACGGGCGACGCGTCCGCTACGAGTTCGTCTGCCAGGTCGCCTTCCAGCGTGGCCGCTGGCTGCTCGAGAGGCTCGACCTCTCCGAGCGCTTCGCCACCCCGGTCGGCAGCGGCCCGGCGCTCGCCGTGCGCGAATTCTGACAACGGAAGGGGCCCGAGCAGATGGGAAAGCTCGGGCCGCCGAGGGCGTCGCAACCTGTCTGCCGCGGCCGCCTAGACTGCCAGTGGATCAGGGGCGTCCTCCCCCGCCAGTTCCTCCCCGGGGTTCACGAAGCGATCGGTCTCCCAGGCGTACTGGCGGTCGTGCAGCTCGCGGTAGCGGCCGCCGAGGGCCATGAGCTCCGCGTGCGTCCCGCGCTCGACGATTCTCCCCTCCTCGAGCACGAGAATCTGGTCGGCGCTGCGAATCGTCGACAGGCGGTGCGCGATCACGAAGGTGGTTCGTCCGTGCCGCAGCCGACGGAGGCCGTCCTGGATCATTGCCTCACTCTCGCTGTCCAGGCTGCTCGTGGCCTCGTCGAGGATGAGGATGCGCGGGTCGGCCAGGATCGCCCGCGCGATGGCGATGCGCTGGCGCTGGCCACCGGAGAGCTTGATTCCGCGCTCACCCACGATCGTGTCGTAGCCGTCCGGGAAGCCGCGCACGAACTCGTCGCAGTGCGCGATGCGCGCGGCTTCCTCCACCTCTTCCTGAGACGCGTCCGGTCGGGCGAAGCGGATGTTGTCGTAGACTGTGCCGTCGAAGAGGAAGTTCTCCTGCAGCACCACGCCCAGTTGGGTCCGGTAATCGCGGAGTCGAACGTTCTCGAGGTTGTGACCGTCCACGATCACCGAGCCGGTCATTGGGCGATTGAACGCCATCACCAGGCTGATGAGCGTGCTCTTTCCCGAGCCGCTCGAGCCGACGAGCGCGGTGGTGGATCCGGCGGGTGCCCGGAAACTGACGTTGCGGAGCACCGGCACGCCCGGAGTGTACTCAAATGAGACATCCCGGAACTCCACCTCTCCCTCGATCCGTCCGAGCGGCGACCGCCCGTGGTCCTCGTCGGCCTCGGTAGACATCTGCATGATCTCGCGGATGCGGTCGAGACCGGCGAAAGCCTCGCTGATCTGCGTGCCGATCGACGCGATCTGGATGATCGGCGCGGCCATCAAGCCGGTAAAGATGACGTAGGAGAAGAGGCCCCCGATGGTCATCTCGCCGCTGGCGAGCGAGCGGCCGCCGATCAGGATCACCAGCACGCCGATTGCCCCCACGACCACCGTGCCGAACGCGCCGACGGCGGATGTCCCGGTGATGGTGCTGGCGATATTGCGAAAGAGCCGGTGGGCACCGCGGGTGAAGACCCGATCCTCGCGCTTCTCGGTGCTGTATGCCTTGATGATGCGGATGCCGCCCAGAGTCTCCGCCAGCCGGCCGGTAACTTCGGCGTTGATCGCGCCGCGCTCGCGGAAGATCGGGCGCAGGCGCGAGAAGGCCAGGCTCATCGTGGCCCCGAAGACGATCAGTAGCACCAGGATGGCAATGGTCAAACGCCAGTTGATCCAGAACAGCCAGACCAACGCAAACAGCGAGGTGAGAACGCTTCCCACGAGCTGGATGATCCCGGTCCCCACCAGGTTCCGGATGCCTTCGGCATCGGTCATGATGCGGGAGATGAGGATCCCGGTTTGTGTGCTGTCGAAGAAGCGAACCGGCAGGCGGACTACCCGGGCCTCCACCTTGCGACGCATCCGCGTGATGGCCCGTTGTCCGGTGACGCTGATCACCTGCGAGTTCAGGAACGCGGTGAGGGCCTGGACGAGCGTAGCCGCGCCGACCGCCCCCGCGAGGGGCAGGAGCAGATCTGTCCGTCCCCTGCCGATAACATCATCGAGGAAGTACTTCGAGCTGGCAGGCGTGACGAGGCCGGCGGCGCGGCTGACCAACATCAGCAAGAAGCCGATCGCGAGGTGCTTCCTGTGTTCGCGTAGCAGGTCGCGCGCTTCGCGCCAGACGACGGCGGCGGAAGGCCGCTTCTTCGTCGCGCCTGTGGGCGCCGCGAGCGCGGATCCTTGCGGTTGGGCCATGAGCAATCCTTCATTGGGTTCGGTGCCCGCGCCCCGACGGGGCGCGTCGGCACTCCTACACTGCACCTCTCGTCTTGTGTCGTCTGCGCCGGGAGGCCTCCACGTTCTTCGGGAATGGACTCATCGATGAAGCGGAATCTGATTCTTCTGACTCTGGGCCTCGCCGCGTGCGGAACGCCCGCCCCGCCCCCGGGTCCGGGACCCACGGTGGTCACGCCGACGATGCTGCAGCCGCCGCCCGTTTATGCCCTCATCGGGCATCGCGACAGGCTGGAGCTCACCTCGCAGCAGATCGAGCAGCTCGACTCCATCGCGGTCGACCTCGAGCAGAAGAACTCGGACCTCATCGACGAGCTGGAGGAACGCGCTGTCCCGACCCGGAACCGGATGGGGATGGTGCTCGACGAGGAGGGAACGCCGATTCTCGAGCAGATCCGCGACAACAACCGCGCCGCCAGCGAGGCGGTGGGCAGGCTTCTCTCCACCACACAGCAGGCAGAGGCCTGCGAGCTGTTCAGCCTCAACAATCGGCGGCGGGAGCGTCCGCGGATACGCGGTGCGGATGAGGAGGAGGCGGACAGCATCTGGCAGATGCTCGAAACCCGCGTCTGGCCCTGGTGCGGCCAGTCGAGCAGGGCGGAGGCAGATACGGCGCCCTGACGCTCGGGAGCTGTCGCGGCGCCTCAAGACAGCATGGTGAAAAAGCTGGGGATTCAGGTCGCCCTGCGAGGAGGGCGGACGCCCTCGGCGAAACCCCCGGTCGGTCCCACACGCCGCCGGGGGTTTGCCTCCCTCAATCGCTTCGCTCCGTCTCGGGCGCGCGCCGCACGAAGATCTGGGTGAAGTAGTAGAGCCCGTCCTGGGCGCGGGCCGCACCGATCCCGGTATCGGTGAAATCGCCCTCGATGTTCTCGCGGTGTCTCGAGCTGGCGAGCCAGTCGTCGACCACCCTCGCGGCGAGCCGGTCGCCCGATCGGCTGTCATAGGCGACGTTCTCTGCCATGGACGCCAGGGGAAGGAAGCTACGGACGGCGCTTGCCCGCGCGTCAAAACCCTGGTGTCCAAAGGGAATTCGCCCGCTGGCCATGGCGCGGCTGTGCGCGCGCGCAACGTCGGCGATGCGAGGATCCCACCGCAGGGGGGGCAGGCCCCGCTCCGTGCGCCGCGCGTTTACGAGTTGGTGGATGCGGGTCTCCAGTCTCTGCGCCGCCGGGGTGGATACGGGCGCGGGATCAGCCGGTTGGGCGGGAAGAGGGTCTCGCGCCGCCGGGACCTCCGGTGGCGTGGCACAGGCGGTCAGCAACAGCAGGGGGGCCAGAGCTGCGCGCGAAGCGCTGACGAGCAATCCCGCGGTGGTCGTC
This genomic interval from Longimicrobiaceae bacterium contains the following:
- a CDS encoding ABC transporter ATP-binding protein, which translates into the protein MAQPQGSALAAPTGATKKRPSAAVVWREARDLLREHRKHLAIGFLLMLVSRAAGLVTPASSKYFLDDVIGRGRTDLLLPLAGAVGAATLVQALTAFLNSQVISVTGQRAITRMRRKVEARVVRLPVRFFDSTQTGILISRIMTDAEGIRNLVGTGIIQLVGSVLTSLFALVWLFWINWRLTIAILVLLIVFGATMSLAFSRLRPIFRERGAINAEVTGRLAETLGGIRIIKAYSTEKREDRVFTRGAHRLFRNIASTITGTSAVGAFGTVVVGAIGVLVILIGGRSLASGEMTIGGLFSYVIFTGLMAAPIIQIASIGTQISEAFAGLDRIREIMQMSTEADEDHGRSPLGRIEGEVEFRDVSFEYTPGVPVLRNVSFRAPAGSTTALVGSSGSGKSTLISLVMAFNRPMTGSVIVDGHNLENVRLRDYRTQLGVVLQENFLFDGTVYDNIRFARPDASQEEVEEAARIAHCDEFVRGFPDGYDTIVGERGIKLSGGQRQRIAIARAILADPRILILDEATSSLDSESEAMIQDGLRRLRHGRTTFVIAHRLSTIRSADQILVLEEGRIVERGTHAELMALGGRYRELHDRQYAWETDRFVNPGEELAGEDAPDPLAV
- a CDS encoding CAP domain-containing protein, giving the protein MRPGARYGWEWTTTAGLLVSASRAALAPLLLLTACATPPEVPAARDPLPAQPADPAPVSTPAAQRLETRIHQLVNARRTERGLPPLRWDPRIADVARAHSRAMASGRIPFGHQGFDARASAVRSFLPLASMAENVAYDSRSGDRLAARVVDDWLASSRHRENIEGDFTDTGIGAARAQDGLYYFTQIFVRRAPETERSD